From a region of the Patescibacteria group bacterium genome:
- a CDS encoding fructose-1,6-bisphosphatase, whose product MKITISAIKADIGSIGGHLSPSRKLIEAVTESVKNNNAILDYRIFYTGDDITILMSHQKGLNSSEIHKIAWDAFQNGTVVAKEQGLYGAGQDLLKDSFSGNVKGLGPAAAEMEFEERPAEPFLLFMADKTSPGAYNLPFYLSFIDPFHNSGLILVPEISQGYRFVIMDMGFKGEGDRVIELETPNNIYDIACLLRDTERFGISEIYSKSGDQCVSVSTTRLHNIAGVYTGKDDPIALVRVQKNFPATGEILSPYSISHYVAGFMRGSHIGPLMPVKVNTMVSYFDGPPLVSGVALCVQNGKFTEHIDVFDHPFWDSIRAKASAKAEEIRRQGFFGNAMLGMDELEYTGIVKKIEGLNNKFIIKQEKK is encoded by the coding sequence ATGAAAATAACCATTTCCGCTATTAAAGCAGATATTGGGTCTATTGGCGGACATCTTTCGCCAAGTAGAAAATTGATTGAGGCGGTGACGGAAAGCGTTAAAAATAATAATGCAATATTAGATTATAGGATTTTTTATACTGGGGACGATATCACAATTCTTATGTCTCACCAGAAAGGGCTGAATTCTTCGGAAATCCATAAAATTGCCTGGGATGCCTTCCAAAACGGGACAGTGGTAGCTAAGGAGCAAGGTCTTTACGGGGCAGGACAGGATTTATTGAAAGATTCTTTTTCTGGGAATGTAAAAGGGTTGGGTCCTGCGGCCGCAGAGATGGAGTTTGAAGAAAGGCCAGCTGAGCCATTCCTATTATTCATGGCTGATAAAACAAGCCCTGGCGCCTATAATCTGCCATTTTATCTAAGTTTCATTGACCCATTTCATAATTCGGGATTGATATTGGTTCCAGAAATTTCCCAAGGATATAGATTCGTTATTATGGATATGGGATTCAAGGGCGAGGGAGACAGGGTAATTGAATTGGAAACACCTAATAATATTTATGACATTGCTTGTTTATTGCGAGACACTGAGAGATTCGGAATATCAGAAATTTATTCCAAAAGTGGAGACCAGTGCGTAAGCGTGAGCACGACACGACTGCATAATATAGCCGGAGTGTATACAGGGAAAGACGACCCCATAGCATTGGTTCGAGTGCAGAAAAATTTTCCAGCTACTGGAGAGATATTATCCCCATATTCTATAAGCCATTATGTGGCAGGATTTATGAGGGGTTCGCATATTGGGCCCTTAATGCCGGTTAAAGTCAACACAATGGTTTCTTATTTTGATGGACCTCCTTTAGTAAGTGGCGTGGCGTTGTGCGTCCAGAATGGCAAATTCACAGAGCATATAGATGTTTTCGACCATCCGTTTTGGGACAGCATCAGGGCCAAGGCCTCTGCTAAAGCAGAAGAAATAAGAAGACAGGGATTTTTTGGAAATGCTATGTTGGGCATGGACGAACTTGAGTACACTGGCATTGTCAAAAAGATAGAAGGGCTGAATAATAAATTCATAATTAAACAAGAGAAAAAATAA